The Sulfurospirillum halorespirans DSM 13726 genome has a window encoding:
- a CDS encoding DVU_1551 family NTP transferase translates to MTKSDMAVLIIAAGYSSRMHDFKPLLPFGETSALKRLIQTYQAHGLEHIYVVVGHRQDEIREVLKEENVTIVYNEEYDKGMFSSIQKGLRAMDEMIHAFYMQPVDIPLIKTQSLERLYEAYVSTRKGVIYPTFLGHKGHPPLIDMKYKAQILASNGEGGLKKVLEAFHADALHVNVCEQSVLMDMDTKEDYENLLRYEALGAPNKEECLAMMLQNEVPPHIIKHCEAVEKMASNLHEQIVCFGIGIDKNALSAAAWVHDIARKEKNHALVGAQKLRSMGYGAIGEIVATHMDIEIDENVPLTANELLFLADKLVDEDDVCGFEKRFARAFQKCKGNFEAQRNITQRLNATRMIISKIEKLTCKVFPYG, encoded by the coding sequence ATGACAAAAAGCGATATGGCTGTTCTTATCATCGCCGCAGGGTACTCTTCGCGTATGCACGACTTTAAACCGCTGTTGCCTTTTGGAGAAACGAGCGCTTTAAAACGACTCATTCAAACCTACCAAGCGCATGGGCTAGAACATATTTACGTGGTGGTTGGGCATCGCCAAGACGAGATCAGAGAGGTTTTAAAAGAGGAAAATGTCACGATCGTTTACAATGAGGAGTACGATAAAGGGATGTTTAGCTCGATTCAAAAAGGGCTTCGTGCGATGGATGAAATGATCCATGCGTTTTACATGCAGCCTGTGGATATTCCCCTCATCAAAACTCAAAGCCTTGAGCGGTTGTATGAGGCGTATGTAAGCACACGAAAGGGCGTGATTTACCCGACCTTTTTGGGGCATAAAGGGCATCCACCGCTGATTGATATGAAGTATAAAGCGCAGATTCTTGCTAGTAACGGCGAAGGTGGGCTGAAAAAAGTGCTTGAAGCGTTTCATGCGGATGCTTTACATGTAAACGTCTGCGAGCAGTCGGTTTTAATGGATATGGATACGAAGGAAGATTATGAAAATCTCCTGCGCTACGAAGCGCTGGGTGCTCCTAATAAAGAAGAGTGTTTGGCAATGATGCTTCAAAACGAGGTGCCACCCCACATTATCAAGCATTGCGAAGCGGTGGAAAAAATGGCATCCAATCTGCATGAACAGATCGTCTGTTTTGGGATTGGAATCGACAAAAATGCTTTAAGTGCGGCGGCATGGGTGCACGACATCGCTCGTAAAGAGAAAAATCATGCGTTGGTGGGTGCGCAAAAGCTTCGCTCGATGGGCTATGGTGCCATCGGTGAGATTGTTGCAACACATATGGATATTGAAATCGATGAGAATGTGCCTTTAACTGCCAACGAACTGCTCTTCTTAGCCGATAAATTGGTGGATGAAGATGATGTGTGTGGTTTTGAAAAGCGCTTTGCTCGGGCATTTCAAAAATGCAAAGGAAATTTCGAAGCACAACGCAATATCACCCAACGTTTAAACGCCACACGCATGATTATTTCCAAGATCGAAAAGCTTACATGTAAAGTATTTCCCTATGGTTGA
- a CDS encoding XdhC family aldehyde oxidoreductase maturation factor gives MKTIVEHIVDSLNEQHEIVTATILHKSGSAPREAGTKMVIRKDTSIEGTIGGGTLEAMAMQLAPEVFKTKQSSIEDIELTDDDARAAGMVCGGEVSVLLEHIDALDISQLNIYHKAKELKTVGTDFIMITNISQTNRRMSGKHKWICTETELFGEEDKEVQGIVRELRENFYHVKFHLHVGKNRYMIEPFYAMDRLYIVGAGHVSQQIALLSKSLGFYTVVIDDREAFANKERFPSADEIHVVSSTYEGLLQEVGIPPNSYIAIVTRGVDKVVLEQALRMRAKYIGMIGSKTKRNYVYAELLKEGFAQQELDVVHCPIGVSINAQTPEEIAISIVAELTQVKRS, from the coding sequence ATGAAAACCATCGTAGAACACATTGTAGATAGTTTAAATGAACAACATGAAATCGTTACAGCAACCATTTTACACAAAAGCGGTTCAGCCCCTAGAGAAGCGGGCACGAAGATGGTGATTCGCAAAGATACGTCCATTGAAGGCACCATCGGTGGAGGCACACTTGAAGCCATGGCGATGCAGTTAGCCCCTGAGGTGTTTAAAACCAAACAGAGCTCCATCGAAGACATTGAACTCACCGATGATGATGCAAGAGCTGCTGGCATGGTGTGTGGTGGCGAAGTCAGCGTGCTTTTGGAGCACATTGATGCGCTCGATATTTCGCAACTCAACATCTACCATAAAGCCAAAGAGCTTAAAACCGTGGGTACGGATTTTATCATGATTACGAATATTTCGCAGACGAACAGGCGTATGAGTGGCAAGCATAAATGGATATGCACTGAAACGGAGCTATTTGGCGAAGAGGACAAAGAGGTACAAGGCATCGTACGTGAGCTTCGGGAGAATTTTTACCATGTTAAGTTTCATTTACATGTAGGAAAAAATCGGTACATGATCGAGCCTTTTTACGCGATGGATCGGCTCTACATCGTGGGGGCTGGGCATGTCTCTCAGCAAATCGCCTTACTCTCTAAATCGCTTGGTTTTTACACGGTTGTCATTGATGATAGAGAAGCGTTTGCCAATAAAGAGCGATTTCCCTCCGCCGATGAAATTCATGTGGTCTCTTCGACGTATGAGGGATTACTCCAAGAGGTAGGTATTCCTCCCAACAGTTACATTGCCATCGTGACCAGAGGCGTTGATAAAGTTGTGCTTGAGCAAGCCCTTCGTATGCGCGCCAAATACATTGGGATGATTGGGAGTAAAACCAAACGCAATTATGTGTATGCGGAGCTGTTGAAAGAGGGTTTTGCGCAACAAGAATTAGACGTCGTGCATTGTCCTATTGGTGTCTCTATCAATGCGCAAACGCCTGAAGAGATCGCCATTAGCATCGTTGCCGAATTAACCCAAGTGAAAAGAAGTTAG
- a CDS encoding DVU_1553 family AMP-dependent CoA ligase: MMQVTPLENWIVERTQIASKSQDALRAYQLEKIIQTLTYAKEKSRFYHERLKEVDLSTITSLKDFERIAFTTPREIKQNSLDFVCVPSSDIERIVTLNTSGTTGDEKRIFFTQEDLEVSIDFFQYGMKCLVDQSDTVMVLLPGPAYGSIGDLLQKALAKSGIPCIVHGVLSDVEKTAQCIEENHITCIVGIPMQVLYLSRVKPELFYSHITKVLLSTDYVPDALVEALSFKGTCKVFNHYGMTEMGYGGGVECACLDGYHLRENDLYFEIIDPISGELVNDGEYGEVVFTTLNRQAMPLIRYKTGDRARFLSQPCGCGTFLRRMEKVLGRMENSVCIQGHEIHLRALDEILLRFDSILDYTLSVEENDTLHVKLMLTNKERSVALKEEMIRRIREHFPFEFTLRIETFEDDRSPKIIHSMIKRKLHDNRQGAKV; the protein is encoded by the coding sequence ATGATGCAGGTCACACCATTGGAAAATTGGATCGTGGAGCGAACACAGATAGCTTCAAAAAGCCAAGACGCTTTGAGGGCGTATCAGCTTGAGAAGATCATTCAGACCTTAACCTATGCCAAAGAGAAGAGTCGGTTTTACCACGAAAGATTGAAAGAGGTTGACCTAAGTACTATCACATCACTGAAAGATTTTGAACGCATTGCGTTTACGACACCTCGGGAGATTAAACAAAATAGTCTTGATTTTGTCTGTGTTCCTAGTTCCGACATTGAGCGCATTGTGACCTTAAATACCTCTGGGACGACAGGCGATGAGAAACGCATCTTTTTTACGCAGGAAGATTTGGAAGTGAGCATCGACTTTTTTCAGTATGGGATGAAGTGTCTGGTGGATCAAAGCGACACGGTGATGGTTTTACTTCCAGGTCCTGCTTATGGAAGCATCGGGGATCTGCTTCAAAAAGCGTTGGCAAAAAGTGGAATACCGTGCATCGTGCATGGTGTGCTGAGTGATGTTGAAAAAACGGCGCAGTGCATTGAGGAAAATCACATTACCTGCATTGTGGGGATTCCGATGCAAGTGTTGTACCTCAGTCGTGTTAAGCCAGAACTCTTTTACAGCCACATCACAAAAGTGCTTTTAAGCACCGATTATGTGCCTGACGCATTGGTGGAAGCACTGAGTTTTAAGGGTACATGTAAAGTTTTTAACCATTACGGTATGACCGAGATGGGCTATGGTGGAGGCGTTGAGTGCGCGTGTTTGGATGGGTATCACTTACGGGAGAACGATCTCTATTTTGAGATTATTGACCCGATTTCAGGCGAGCTTGTCAACGATGGGGAGTATGGCGAAGTGGTGTTTACCACGCTGAATCGTCAAGCGATGCCGCTGATTCGTTATAAAACGGGCGATAGGGCGCGGTTTTTAAGCCAGCCTTGTGGGTGTGGTACCTTTTTGCGCCGAATGGAAAAAGTGTTGGGGCGCATGGAAAACAGCGTCTGTATTCAGGGTCATGAGATTCACTTACGCGCGTTAGATGAGATCCTTTTACGGTTTGATTCTATTTTAGATTATACGCTGAGTGTGGAGGAAAATGACACTTTACATGTAAAGCTGATGCTTACCAACAAAGAGCGCTCGGTGGCGCTTAAAGAGGAGATGATTCGGCGTATCAGAGAGCATTTTCCTTTTGAGTTTACGCTTCGGATTGAGACCTTTGAAGATGATCGTTCCCCCAAAATAATCCATAGCATGATCAAACGAAAATTACACGACAACAGACAAGGAGCAAAGGTATGA
- the trsS gene encoding radical SAM (seleno)protein TrsS has translation MTHESLMHTESLCPICLRVLEAFIVEESDHALMIKTCPEHGSFETVLWRSKTPMREWIRTKERAYINNPMTEIDKGCPFDCGLCSAHRQHTCTALIEVTSRCNLSCRFCFADALDAKSNDPTLAQLRFQFESILKASGRCNIQLSGGEPTVRDDLAEIVSMGVSLGFPFIQVNTNGIRMGKDEAYVKALKEAGLSSIFLQFDGIDDAIYEKLRGKGLFAVKAQAIENCRKYGIGVVLVPTIVPHVNVDSIGDIVRFGISHSPTVRGVHFQPVSYFGRIPEPPKDEDRITLPEVMEQICEQTHHMVEMQSMKPPGCENALCSFHGNYLIEEGSLKPVTKRSCCSSDSEKAEEGANKAKAFVARNWSYQKQVEEKLSDWDKILSAIANNAFSLSGMAFQDAWNVNLERIRDCCIHVSTVEGKLIPFCMYNITNMDGTSLYREAKRA, from the coding sequence ATGACGCATGAATCTTTGATGCACACGGAGAGTTTGTGTCCTATCTGCTTGCGCGTACTTGAGGCGTTTATCGTCGAAGAAAGCGATCATGCACTGATGATTAAAACTTGCCCCGAACACGGATCGTTTGAGACGGTCTTATGGCGAAGCAAAACGCCAATGCGCGAATGGATACGCACCAAAGAGAGAGCGTACATTAACAACCCTATGACCGAGATCGACAAAGGGTGTCCGTTTGATTGCGGCTTGTGCAGTGCGCACAGGCAACATACTTGCACCGCACTGATTGAAGTCACTTCACGGTGTAATCTTAGCTGTCGTTTTTGCTTTGCGGATGCACTGGATGCTAAAAGCAACGACCCAACCTTAGCTCAGTTGCGGTTTCAGTTTGAGAGCATTTTGAAAGCCTCAGGCAGATGCAATATCCAACTCTCTGGTGGCGAGCCAACGGTGAGGGATGATCTAGCAGAAATCGTGAGTATGGGTGTTTCATTGGGTTTCCCGTTTATTCAAGTCAATACCAATGGCATTCGCATGGGAAAAGATGAAGCGTATGTGAAGGCCCTCAAAGAAGCAGGGCTTAGCTCTATTTTTTTACAATTTGATGGCATCGATGATGCAATTTATGAAAAACTGCGTGGCAAAGGACTCTTTGCTGTTAAGGCTCAAGCGATTGAAAACTGTCGCAAATACGGCATTGGTGTGGTGTTGGTTCCTACCATCGTTCCCCATGTCAATGTGGACAGCATTGGTGACATTGTCCGTTTTGGCATAAGCCACTCTCCAACCGTCCGAGGGGTACATTTTCAGCCTGTGAGTTATTTTGGGCGTATTCCAGAACCTCCTAAAGACGAAGATCGCATTACCTTGCCTGAAGTGATGGAGCAGATTTGTGAGCAAACCCATCATATGGTTGAGATGCAGAGTATGAAACCCCCCGGTTGCGAAAATGCGCTCTGTTCGTTTCATGGTAATTATCTGATCGAAGAGGGCAGCTTAAAGCCAGTGACCAAACGCTCGTGTTGTTCGAGTGACAGCGAAAAAGCAGAAGAGGGGGCGAATAAAGCCAAAGCCTTTGTAGCGCGTAACTGGTCGTATCAAAAGCAGGTCGAAGAGAAACTTTCCGACTGGGACAAAATCTTAAGCGCTATTGCCAACAACGCGTTTAGCCTCTCAGGCATGGCATTTCAAGATGCGTGGAATGTGAATTTGGAGCGTATTCGAGATTGTTGTATTCATGTCTCTACCGTGGAAGGTAAACTCATTCCGTTTTGCATGTACAACATCACCAACATGGATGGGACGTCTTTGTATCGAGAGGCAAAGAGGGCATGA
- a CDS encoding DVU_1555 family C-GCAxxG-C-C protein codes for MDDISLRLFKLSSAGFCCAQIMYKLALEDEGTCNDDLVRSAQGLCRGIADTQKTCGVLSGGIGVLGLYAAKAKNDESAHEDFAPMVQAFHEWFKTEFGSTQCATLIGVRDFHSGDQSFKPICAGIIQKAYVKVYEILLEHGYDYGNRA; via the coding sequence ATGGATGATATATCACTACGACTCTTTAAACTCTCATCAGCGGGATTTTGCTGTGCGCAGATCATGTATAAACTCGCCCTTGAAGACGAAGGCACTTGCAATGATGATTTGGTGCGCTCGGCACAAGGACTCTGCCGTGGCATTGCGGACACACAAAAAACCTGTGGTGTGCTTAGTGGTGGCATTGGTGTTTTAGGGTTGTACGCGGCAAAAGCCAAAAATGACGAGAGTGCTCATGAGGATTTTGCACCGATGGTTCAGGCATTTCATGAATGGTTCAAAACGGAATTTGGTTCAACACAGTGTGCGACGCTGATTGGTGTGCGAGATTTTCACAGTGGTGATCAAAGTTTCAAACCCATTTGCGCAGGGATCATTCAAAAAGCGTATGTCAAAGTCTATGAGATTTTGCTAGAGCATGGCTACGACTACGGAAATAGAGCGTAA
- the trsM gene encoding DVU_1556 family methyltransferase, whose amino-acid sequence MFTCNVYESVSMQEATGETLRPGGFKLTDQAVSFCALNEQDHVLDLGCGMGATVSYLYKNYAIKVVGIDPSSKLLTIAKAKNPFATFISGSGDALPFVNKSFECVFAECTLSLMNDLHVTLKEVYRVLDKGGWFVINDVYAKNPEALSSMDNFSMTSCMRGMHDLLSLKEMLEMIGFEIMLLEDCSQLLKELMVKIIFSHGSMGAFWGKTIEGEAAHTSCSFDQNIKQCKPGYFMLIAKKGDENNG is encoded by the coding sequence GTGTTTACATGTAACGTCTATGAAAGCGTTTCTATGCAAGAAGCCACAGGTGAAACCTTGCGCCCTGGGGGATTTAAACTCACCGATCAAGCGGTTAGCTTTTGTGCTTTAAATGAACAGGATCATGTGCTTGATCTAGGATGTGGTATGGGTGCAACGGTTTCGTACCTTTATAAAAATTATGCGATTAAAGTGGTGGGAATTGATCCGTCCTCGAAGTTATTGACGATTGCAAAGGCAAAAAATCCTTTTGCAACGTTTATTTCAGGATCGGGGGATGCTCTTCCCTTTGTGAATAAAAGTTTTGAGTGTGTTTTTGCTGAGTGTACACTTTCTCTTATGAATGATTTACATGTAACGTTAAAAGAGGTCTACCGAGTTTTGGATAAAGGCGGTTGGTTTGTGATCAACGATGTGTATGCGAAAAATCCTGAGGCACTTAGTTCGATGGATAATTTTTCCATGACATCGTGTATGAGAGGAATGCACGATCTGCTCTCTTTAAAAGAGATGTTGGAGATGATTGGCTTTGAGATCATGCTTTTGGAAGATTGTAGCCAACTGCTTAAAGAGCTTATGGTCAAAATCATCTTTTCACACGGCTCCATGGGGGCTTTTTGGGGTAAAACCATCGAAGGCGAAGCCGCTCACACGAGTTGCTCTTTTGATCAAAACATTAAGCAATGCAAACCGGGTTATTTTATGTTAATCGCTAAAAAAGGAGATGAAAACAATGGATGA